From a region of the Gemmatimonadota bacterium genome:
- a CDS encoding TonB-dependent receptor — translation MKRLILGFILLLLMDTSAMATTAGKITGVITDAATGESLPGANVALEGTRKGATTDAEGRYLILAVDPGMYTLTATMVGYGTEKKEAVQVIVDYTSTVNFALKEASLELAELVVVAERPPVEPDKTTSKYVVSAADIQAVPQVRSTSQLIALQPGMALDGTNRIRGSSTQVQTGTQVGYYIDGIEVDRSMLTGVNTTAIQELSVLTGGMNAEFGNAGAGIVSLVTKEGRGNFSGRVEYKFTPAGKKHWGRDVYESPGFEDNVQWDNPDWVNETYMDPGPDRALGTSDDVERMAHERVDYTDKRGHRLEGTLGGPLSRDFSYFASVSYARSPARFPAAEQVSDDPPRMQATLTYRPGADIKIKALGMYQRSDRFQGSTRNNAQNIFFPEDFSASGTYTLSRQLQVLTLTHTLGENTYYDLKFFYNKYDRDAFDVPDATEAVRKDKAGFFNLPTLLREYTEEEDTRYGIKYDFVSQVNRSHLIQTGLVLTQRLYHRTREDFDNTKSRFLEFVADGFELGKNVKPWTLNLYVQDKIEYGGLVANLGLRWDYYNFGRNGSMGEALGKSPMYSTFTRARYEMDHLDSSKPTMTALSPRVGLSHPITDRLAAHYFIGRANVFPVLLETHRRQFSSEAPDNDLNGNGMIDETEKWNAMEVHTTARQPSDGMKPQRTTSMEMGVDWNFVADYTASITAHYRRDEGLYSRNNISYWVDPLRGQSSQVNAIRNTYWQTARGLELSLKKTFSNNFQFNLSYNAEWVRDPGGVHYGKHSANWYVLPDADFISGGHYWTDWEVQSDGSERPVPLTSEQVADISAKAEANIVSWTEQAGSPGPGAGPWQPPIKTNDNGIWTASNGQVFSSEPTGGQRRNQLSLQLYYATPMAYGPKMGTINPFGGLRVSMIYRIFSGEPFEYVPPIGPREFRTGATAMKTDLYAAKDFRAIGNLRPTLFLEVSNLFNERSTESRDSDFTYIQYGLRLPPPDDTEFLLYGDPREATRYRYHPREVEIGLEIQF, via the coding sequence ATGAAGCGATTAATATTGGGATTTATTTTGTTGTTGCTGATGGATACATCGGCCATGGCGACAACAGCGGGGAAAATCACAGGTGTCATCACAGATGCCGCTACGGGTGAGTCTTTGCCGGGCGCTAATGTGGCACTCGAAGGAACCCGCAAAGGAGCGACTACCGATGCCGAGGGCCGCTATTTAATTCTGGCTGTAGATCCCGGCATGTACACCCTTACGGCGACGATGGTGGGCTATGGCACGGAAAAGAAAGAAGCAGTGCAGGTGATTGTGGATTATACATCCACGGTGAATTTTGCACTGAAAGAAGCGAGTCTGGAATTGGCCGAGCTGGTTGTCGTGGCGGAGCGCCCGCCTGTGGAGCCAGATAAAACTACGAGCAAATACGTGGTTTCCGCGGCAGATATTCAGGCTGTGCCGCAGGTGAGATCGACATCGCAATTGATCGCGTTGCAACCGGGTATGGCGCTGGATGGCACCAACCGCATTCGCGGAAGTTCAACGCAGGTGCAAACGGGTACGCAGGTGGGCTATTATATCGATGGGATTGAAGTTGATCGGAGCATGCTTACGGGCGTAAATACCACGGCTATTCAGGAATTGAGTGTGCTAACCGGCGGTATGAATGCAGAATTTGGCAATGCGGGGGCGGGTATTGTGAGTCTGGTGACAAAAGAAGGTCGAGGCAATTTCTCCGGTCGGGTGGAGTATAAGTTCACACCTGCGGGCAAAAAACACTGGGGCAGAGACGTTTATGAAAGCCCCGGGTTTGAAGACAACGTGCAATGGGACAATCCCGATTGGGTGAATGAAACGTATATGGATCCAGGACCGGATCGCGCGCTGGGAACGTCTGACGATGTCGAGCGTATGGCGCACGAACGCGTCGATTATACGGACAAGCGCGGACACCGCTTAGAAGGTACGCTGGGCGGTCCGCTCTCACGCGATTTTTCGTATTTTGCCAGTGTGAGTTATGCCCGCAGTCCGGCCAGGTTCCCGGCGGCTGAACAGGTATCGGACGATCCGCCACGCATGCAAGCTACGTTGACGTATCGGCCCGGTGCAGATATCAAGATTAAGGCGCTGGGGATGTATCAGCGGTCTGATCGGTTTCAGGGATCGACGCGCAATAATGCACAAAATATTTTCTTTCCCGAGGATTTTTCAGCTTCGGGAACTTACACCTTGTCGCGGCAGCTCCAGGTATTGACGCTGACACATACATTGGGCGAAAACACGTATTACGATCTGAAATTTTTCTACAACAAATACGACCGCGATGCGTTCGATGTGCCGGATGCCACCGAAGCCGTGCGCAAAGATAAGGCGGGGTTTTTCAATTTGCCCACGCTGTTGCGCGAATACACCGAAGAGGAAGATACGAGATACGGCATCAAATACGATTTCGTGAGTCAGGTCAATCGGTCGCACTTGATTCAGACGGGATTGGTGCTCACACAACGGTTATATCACCGCACGCGAGAAGATTTTGACAATACCAAGAGTCGTTTTCTCGAGTTTGTGGCAGATGGTTTTGAACTGGGCAAAAATGTGAAACCGTGGACGCTGAACCTGTACGTGCAGGACAAGATCGAGTACGGTGGTCTAGTCGCCAATCTGGGTTTGCGCTGGGATTATTACAATTTTGGGCGCAATGGCTCAATGGGAGAGGCGCTGGGAAAATCACCGATGTACAGCACGTTTACGCGGGCGCGGTATGAAATGGATCACCTCGATAGTTCGAAGCCAACGATGACGGCATTGAGTCCTCGCGTGGGGCTGTCGCACCCGATTACAGACCGTCTGGCGGCGCACTATTTTATTGGTCGAGCGAATGTCTTTCCCGTGCTCCTCGAGACCCATCGCAGGCAGTTTTCGAGCGAGGCGCCGGACAATGACCTCAACGGCAATGGCATGATTGATGAGACCGAAAAGTGGAATGCTATGGAAGTGCATACCACGGCGCGGCAGCCGTCCGATGGCATGAAACCCCAGCGCACGACGAGTATGGAAATGGGGGTGGATTGGAATTTTGTGGCCGATTATACGGCGAGTATTACGGCACACTATCGGCGCGATGAGGGATTGTACTCCAGAAACAACATTTCCTATTGGGTAGATCCCCTCAGAGGCCAATCCTCACAGGTCAACGCCATACGCAATACCTACTGGCAAACGGCGCGCGGCCTCGAATTGTCGCTGAAAAAGACGTTTAGCAATAATTTCCAGTTCAATTTGTCCTACAACGCCGAATGGGTGCGCGACCCGGGCGGCGTTCACTACGGAAAACACTCTGCGAACTGGTATGTGCTTCCCGATGCTGATTTTATTTCGGGCGGACACTACTGGACCGATTGGGAAGTGCAATCCGATGGTTCGGAAAGGCCCGTGCCACTCACATCTGAGCAAGTGGCTGACATCAGTGCCAAAGCCGAGGCAAATATCGTGTCGTGGACCGAGCAAGCGGGTTCACCGGGCCCCGGTGCAGGTCCCTGGCAGCCGCCTATTAAAACCAATGATAATGGGATATGGACAGCTTCAAATGGGCAGGTTTTTTCATCGGAGCCTACCGGTGGACAACGCAGGAATCAGTTGTCGCTTCAGTTGTATTATGCCACGCCGATGGCTTATGGTCCCAAAATGGGCACAATTAATCCATTTGGTGGTTTGCGCGTGAGCATGATATATCGCATTTTCAGCGGCGAGCCGTTTGAATATGTACCCCCGATTGGCCCGCGCGAATTTCGCACGGGTGCAACGGCTATGAAGACGGATCTGTACGCGGCCAAAGATTTCCGAGCCATTGGCAATTTGCGTCCCACGCTATTTTTGGAGGTGAGCAATTTGTTCAACGAGAGGAGCACAGAGAGCCGAGATTCGGATTTCACGTATATACAGTACGGCTTGCGGCTACCCCCGCCAGATGATACCGAGTTTTTGCTATATGGCGACCCGAGAGAAGCCACGCGCTACAGGTATCATCCGCGCGAAGTGGAAATCGGTCTGGAAATTCAGTTTTGA